From a region of the Pongo pygmaeus isolate AG05252 chromosome 5, NHGRI_mPonPyg2-v2.0_pri, whole genome shotgun sequence genome:
- the NRSN1 gene encoding neurensin-1, producing MSSCSNVCGSRQAQAAAEGRYQRYGVRSYLHQFYEDCTASIWEYEDDFQIQRSPNRWSSVFWKVGLISGTVFVILGLTVLAVGFLVPPKIEAFGEADFVVVDTHAVQFNSALDMYKLAGAVLFCIGGTSMAGCLLMSVFVKSYSKEEKFLQQKFKERIADIKAHTQPVTKAPGPGETKIPVTLSRVQNVQPLLAT from the exons ATGAGTTCTTGCAGCAACGTCTGTGGGTCCAGGCAGGCACAGGCTGCAGCTGAGGGCAGGTACCAGCGCTATGGAGTCCGGTCCTACCTGCACCAGTTTTATGAGGACTGTACAGCCTCAATCTGGGAGTATGAGGATGATTTCCAGATCCAAAGATCACCTAACAGGTGGAGCTCAGTATTCTGGAAG GTCGGACTCATCTCAGGTACAGTCTTTGTGATCCTCGGATTGACTGTTCTGGCAGTGGGCTTTCTTGTGCCCCCCAAAATCGAAGCATTTGGCGAAGCCGATTTTGTGGTGGTCGACACGCATGCTGTCCAGTTTAACAGTGCTCTGGACATGTACAAGCTGGCAGGAGCCGTTCTCTTCTGCATTGGAGGCACGTCCATGGCAGGGTGCCTGCTGATGTCGGTGTTTGTAAAGAGCTActccaaagaagaaaaattcctCCAGCAGAAGTTTAAAGAACGAATCGCAGACATCAAAGCCCACACCCAGCCGGTTACAAAAGCTCCAGGGCCAGGGGAAACAAAGATTCCAGTCACTTTGTCCAGGGTTCAAAATGTCCAGCCTCTCTTGGCAACCTGA